From a region of the Candidatus Azobacteroides pseudotrichonymphae genomovar. CFP2 genome:
- the murD gene encoding UDP-N-acetylmuramoyl-L-alanine--D-glutamate ligase, producing MNDFNKKNVSRIVILGAGESGVGAAVLAKKQGFDTFVSDISEIKKSHKDILGKYGILYEEKRHSEEQILNADRIIKSPGISNKISIIEKMKERNIPIISEIEFAGYYTKAKTICITGSNGKTTTATLIYYILKYAGFDVALVGNVGKSLAMQVAEKDCNYYVIELSSFQLDGMYHFKADIAVLLNITSDHLDCYEYEIQNYINSKMRIIQNQTKNDIFIYWSDDLVIAREIQKMKPTVTFYPFSEQKQVGVKAYTENGNIKVETANGMFSMPQKYLVLRGKHNLYNSLAATAVAKLLGVKDEMLEHSFLNFKAIEHRMEKVAHIKGVDYINDSKATNVNSCFYVLQSMRTPIILILGGVDKGNDYSEIEGLVREKCRALIFLGVDNSKLHDFFDGKVNVIYDVDSMKKAIQYAYKIAQEGDTVLLSPCCSSFDLFQNYEDRGKQFKKYVCNL from the coding sequence ATGAATGATTTTAATAAAAAAAATGTTTCTCGTATAGTTATACTTGGAGCAGGAGAAAGTGGTGTAGGAGCAGCAGTATTGGCAAAGAAACAAGGGTTCGATACGTTCGTTTCTGATATATCCGAAATAAAAAAGTCACATAAAGATATTTTAGGAAAGTATGGGATTCTTTATGAAGAAAAGCGACACAGTGAGGAGCAAATTCTAAATGCTGATAGAATTATTAAAAGTCCGGGTATTTCCAATAAAATTTCTATTATAGAAAAAATGAAAGAAAGAAATATTCCAATTATTTCTGAAATAGAGTTTGCCGGGTATTATACAAAAGCGAAAACTATTTGTATTACTGGAAGCAATGGTAAAACTACAACAGCTACACTTATCTATTATATTTTAAAATATGCTGGATTTGATGTTGCTCTTGTAGGGAATGTAGGGAAAAGCCTAGCTATGCAGGTAGCGGAAAAAGACTGTAATTATTATGTAATCGAGCTAAGTAGTTTTCAGTTGGATGGTATGTATCATTTCAAAGCAGATATAGCTGTCTTACTAAATATCACTTCTGACCATTTAGATTGTTATGAGTATGAAATACAAAATTACATAAATTCAAAAATGCGTATCATTCAAAATCAAACAAAGAATGATATTTTTATTTATTGGAGTGATGATCTGGTAATTGCTCGAGAGATTCAGAAAATGAAACCTACAGTTACTTTTTATCCTTTTTCTGAACAAAAACAAGTAGGAGTAAAAGCTTATACGGAAAATGGAAATATAAAAGTAGAAACCGCCAATGGTATGTTTTCTATGCCTCAAAAATATTTGGTTTTGAGAGGGAAACATAATTTGTATAATTCTCTTGCTGCTACTGCGGTGGCTAAATTGTTGGGTGTAAAGGATGAAATGCTCGAGCATTCGTTTTTGAATTTCAAAGCAATAGAACATCGTATGGAAAAAGTTGCTCATATAAAGGGTGTAGATTATATTAATGATTCCAAAGCTACTAATGTTAATTCTTGTTTTTATGTTTTGCAGAGTATGAGAACGCCGATCATTTTAATTCTTGGTGGAGTGGATAAGGGAAATGATTATTCGGAAATAGAAGGATTAGTTAGGGAGAAGTGTAGGGCTTTGATTTTTTTGGGTGTTGATAATTCTAAACTTCATGATTTTTTTGATGGAAAAGTAAATGTCATATATGATGTTGATTCTATGAAAAAAGCCATTCAATATGCATATAAAATAGCTCAAGAGGGGGATACTGTATTACTTTCTCCTTGTTGTTCAAGTTTTGATTTATTTCAAAACTATGAGGATAGAGGGAAGCAGTTTAAGAAATATGTCTGTAATCTTTAG
- a CDS encoding FtsW/RodA/SpoVE family cell cycle protein: MDFINKICRGDRVIWMVFLFLCIISIVEVYSASSTLTFHTDYWQPISRHIMFLLMGWGLVLITHSIPPRYFSLLGFFLPIIFLLLLAARFLGNSINNSYRWIDVVGISFQPSEMAKLSLIVFTSFLLSKKNSDNEKKIFYWILIVMGGVCAVIFLDNGSTAIMLAGIIYLMMFIGQISVRRMLILSSEIVFLGAVFYYTIKYVPYNYLDGIFPRIKTWEARFIDFKVSIDLSNSNFAITDDNYQIAHANIAVSNGQILGKGLGNSSERDFLPQAYSDFIYAIIIEETGLIGGLVVLLLYIVLFIRVGVIAKCSKKLFSMFMVMGIALALVIQALANMAVAVNLIPVTGQTLPLISRGGTSTLINCICFGIILSVSRYETIQGNEQEEKIIIHI, encoded by the coding sequence GTGGATTTTATCAATAAAATATGTAGAGGTGACCGAGTAATATGGATGGTATTTCTGTTTTTATGTATTATTTCTATTGTGGAAGTATACAGTGCTTCGAGTACTTTGACTTTTCATACCGATTATTGGCAACCTATTTCTCGACATATTATGTTTCTACTGATGGGTTGGGGATTGGTGTTGATAACACATTCTATTCCGCCTAGATATTTTAGTTTATTAGGTTTTTTTTTACCGATTATTTTTTTGTTGTTGCTTGCTGCTCGATTTTTAGGTAATTCTATCAACAATTCATATCGTTGGATTGATGTAGTGGGTATTTCTTTTCAACCTTCCGAAATGGCCAAATTGAGTTTAATAGTATTCACTTCTTTTTTGCTTAGTAAAAAAAACTCCGATAATGAAAAAAAAATTTTTTATTGGATATTGATAGTTATGGGGGGAGTTTGTGCTGTTATTTTTTTAGATAACGGTTCCACAGCAATTATGTTGGCTGGAATAATCTATTTGATGATGTTTATAGGGCAAATTTCTGTTAGGCGTATGTTGATATTGAGTAGTGAAATTGTTTTTTTGGGAGCTGTTTTTTATTATACCATTAAATATGTCCCCTATAATTATTTAGATGGAATTTTCCCTCGTATCAAGACATGGGAAGCTCGTTTTATAGATTTTAAAGTAAGCATTGACTTAAGTAATTCCAATTTTGCAATAACTGACGATAATTATCAGATAGCTCATGCTAATATTGCCGTTTCTAATGGGCAAATTTTGGGAAAGGGATTGGGTAACAGTAGCGAAAGAGATTTTCTTCCTCAAGCTTATTCTGATTTTATTTATGCAATTATTATTGAGGAAACTGGATTAATAGGAGGGTTGGTAGTTCTTTTGCTCTATATAGTTCTCTTTATAAGAGTTGGTGTAATAGCCAAATGTTCTAAAAAACTTTTTTCTATGTTTATGGTTATGGGAATTGCTTTGGCTTTGGTTATCCAAGCATTGGCTAATATGGCAGTGGCTGTTAATCTTATACCTGTTACTGGACAAACATTGCCGTTGATTAGCCGTGGTGGAACTTCCACTCTTATTAATTGTATTTGTTTTGGAATAATATTGAGTGTAAGTCGTTATGAAACCATTCAAGGTAATGAACAAGAAGAAAAAATAATAATTCATATATAA
- the rpsA gene encoding 30S ribosomal protein S1: MSEELNKKQLAEKIGGENLEIAKTDDLNKNFDWDICGNEEIYDGISRDQLVATYSQTIGKVKNNEVVVGKVTAITKKEVFIDIGYKSDGVVSASEFRYCPDLKVGDEVEVYIENQEDKNGQLLISHKRALYIRSWDKVNEVFENSEVINGYVKCRTKGGMIVDIFGIESFLPGSQIDVKPIRDYDVFVNKTMEFKIVKINQESKNIVVSHKVLIEAEIEQQKKDIISKLEKGQILEGTVKNITNYGVFIDLGGVDGLIHITDLSWGRVSHPEEIVQLDEKKNVVILDFDNEKKRIALGLKQLTPHPWNNIDENLKVGDVVKGRVVVVADYGAFVEIAPGIEGLVHVSEMTWTQHLKSAQEFVKVGDEIEAVVLSLEREERKMSLGIKQLKNDPWENINDKYAVGSRHTAKVRNFTSFGVFVEIEKGIEGLIHISDLSWTRKIKHPNEVTSIGSDIDVQVLEIDKDNRRLSLGHKQIEENPWDVFETVFTVGSIHGGTIIELLDKGAVVSLPYGVEGFATPKHLVKEDGSQALLDEKLNFKIIEFNKDAKRIILSHSRIYEDEQRREKATTNVDKENDKGGDAVSSRESLEKPVLGNISELVELKERMKEGKK, from the coding sequence ATGAGTGAAGAATTGAATAAAAAGCAATTGGCAGAAAAAATTGGTGGGGAAAATCTGGAAATAGCAAAGACAGATGACCTTAATAAAAATTTTGACTGGGATATTTGTGGAAACGAAGAAATTTATGATGGAATAAGTAGAGATCAATTAGTAGCAACTTATAGTCAAACGATCGGGAAAGTTAAAAACAATGAGGTAGTTGTGGGTAAAGTGACAGCTATTACTAAAAAAGAAGTGTTTATTGATATTGGTTACAAATCTGATGGTGTGGTTTCAGCATCGGAATTTCGTTATTGTCCTGATTTGAAAGTGGGGGATGAGGTAGAGGTGTATATTGAAAATCAGGAAGATAAAAATGGTCAATTACTTATTTCTCATAAAAGGGCTCTTTATATTCGTTCATGGGACAAAGTGAATGAAGTATTTGAAAATAGTGAAGTTATTAATGGTTATGTCAAATGTCGTACTAAAGGAGGTATGATTGTTGATATTTTTGGAATAGAATCATTTTTACCTGGCTCTCAAATTGATGTTAAACCTATACGTGATTATGATGTGTTTGTAAATAAAACTATGGAATTCAAGATTGTTAAAATCAATCAGGAATCCAAGAATATAGTTGTTTCTCACAAAGTTCTTATTGAGGCTGAGATAGAGCAACAAAAAAAGGATATTATTTCAAAACTTGAGAAAGGTCAAATTCTAGAGGGTACGGTTAAAAATATTACCAATTATGGGGTATTTATTGATTTGGGTGGTGTAGACGGTTTGATACATATTACCGATTTAAGTTGGGGGCGTGTGTCGCACCCGGAAGAGATAGTTCAATTAGATGAAAAAAAAAATGTAGTTATTCTTGATTTTGATAATGAAAAGAAAAGAATTGCTCTTGGATTGAAACAATTGACACCTCATCCTTGGAATAATATAGATGAAAATTTAAAGGTAGGTGATGTTGTAAAGGGGAGAGTGGTTGTTGTTGCTGATTATGGAGCATTTGTTGAAATAGCTCCAGGTATTGAAGGGCTTGTTCATGTTTCGGAAATGACTTGGACGCAACATTTGAAGAGTGCTCAAGAATTTGTGAAAGTTGGAGATGAAATAGAAGCTGTTGTCTTGAGTTTGGAACGCGAAGAGAGGAAAATGTCGTTGGGTATTAAGCAATTGAAAAATGATCCATGGGAAAATATTAATGATAAATACGCAGTTGGTAGCAGACACACTGCTAAAGTACGCAATTTTACTAGTTTCGGTGTATTTGTTGAAATCGAAAAAGGTATTGAAGGATTAATTCATATTTCTGACCTTTCATGGACTAGAAAGATCAAACATCCAAATGAGGTAACTTCTATTGGTAGCGATATTGATGTGCAAGTGTTAGAAATTGATAAAGATAATCGTCGCTTGAGTTTGGGGCACAAGCAGATAGAAGAAAATCCATGGGATGTGTTTGAAACAGTTTTTACAGTTGGATCGATACATGGAGGAACTATTATTGAGTTACTTGATAAAGGCGCTGTTGTTTCTTTACCTTACGGGGTGGAAGGATTTGCTACTCCAAAACATTTAGTAAAGGAAGATGGTTCTCAAGCATTACTGGATGAAAAGTTGAATTTCAAAATTATAGAATTCAATAAGGATGCAAAACGAATAATTCTTTCTCATAGTCGTATTTACGAAGATGAACAACGTAGAGAGAAAGCAACAACTAATGTAGACAAAGAAAATGATAAGGGAGGAGACGCAGTCTCTTCTCGAGAGTCATTAGAGAAACCTGTATTAGGTAATATTTCCGAATTGGTAGAGTTGAAAGAAAGAATGAAAGAGGGTAAAAAATGA
- a CDS encoding bifunctional UDP-3-O-[3-hydroxymyristoyl] N-acetylglucosamine deacetylase/3-hydroxyacyl-ACP dehydratase, producing MNKQHTLKDFFSLSGQSSHSRRTVHITFYPAPENHGYKIRRTDLDGQPIINAVAENVIDSLQDTTISDNGIQVNAVEHAFAALYALQVDNCLVEVNASEFPILDGTSMPYVNEIERVGLEEQKVDREYYIVKNKMEVCDEVEGSSIVLLPDDHLVINTLMSFDSTVFSSQFATLNCLKDFKKEVAASRTFVFVREVESLIKNNLIKRSDLDNIIIIYDRQITQERLDLLAEKMNVVRKDVVQLGYIMSRSLAYSNEPARHKLLDILGDISLVGRPIRGRIIATCPGHKINNRMARLIRKDVKPNEIQAPEYNPNKTPLMDINRIKELLPHRYPFLLVDKIIEIGEKHIVGVKNVSVNEPFFQGHFPQEPLMPGVLLVEAMAQVGGLLVLNTLEDPHNYSTYFMKIDAVKFRQKVVPGDTLIFHLKFISDIRRGMANMKGRCFIGERLVCEAEFMAQMVKNK from the coding sequence ATGAACAAACAACACACACTTAAAGATTTTTTTTCTCTCTCGGGGCAAAGTTCTCATAGCAGACGGACTGTGCATATCACTTTTTATCCAGCACCTGAAAACCATGGTTATAAGATTAGACGTACTGATTTAGATGGACAACCCATAATTAATGCTGTAGCCGAGAATGTGATTGATTCTTTGCAGGATACTACTATTTCTGATAATGGGATACAAGTAAATGCTGTTGAACATGCTTTTGCTGCATTATATGCCTTGCAAGTAGATAATTGTTTGGTGGAAGTAAATGCATCAGAATTTCCTATTCTTGATGGTACTTCTATGCCTTATGTCAATGAAATTGAGCGAGTTGGATTAGAAGAGCAAAAGGTTGACCGGGAGTATTACATTGTAAAAAATAAAATGGAAGTTTGCGATGAGGTTGAAGGCTCGAGTATTGTGTTACTTCCTGATGACCATTTGGTGATTAATACACTCATGTCTTTTGATTCAACTGTTTTCAGTAGTCAGTTTGCTACGCTCAATTGTTTGAAAGATTTTAAAAAAGAAGTAGCAGCTAGTCGTACTTTTGTATTTGTGAGAGAAGTAGAATCTCTAATAAAAAATAACTTGATTAAAAGGAGTGATCTTGATAACATTATTATTATTTACGATCGACAAATAACTCAAGAACGATTAGATCTATTGGCGGAAAAAATGAATGTAGTTCGTAAAGATGTTGTGCAGTTAGGATATATTATGAGTAGGTCACTAGCTTATTCCAATGAACCTGCTCGACATAAATTATTGGATATTTTGGGGGATATTTCCTTGGTTGGCAGGCCTATACGCGGGCGGATTATTGCTACTTGTCCTGGACATAAGATTAATAACCGTATGGCACGGCTTATACGCAAAGATGTAAAACCTAATGAAATACAAGCTCCTGAATACAATCCGAATAAAACTCCTTTAATGGATATTAACCGTATTAAAGAACTCTTACCTCATCGATATCCTTTTTTATTGGTAGATAAGATCATTGAAATTGGTGAAAAACATATTGTAGGTGTTAAAAATGTTTCTGTTAATGAACCATTCTTTCAAGGACATTTTCCTCAAGAACCTTTAATGCCAGGTGTTTTGCTTGTAGAGGCAATGGCTCAAGTAGGTGGGTTATTAGTATTGAATACATTAGAGGATCCACACAATTATTCTACTTATTTTATGAAAATAGATGCTGTTAAATTCCGTCAAAAAGTTGTCCCAGGTGATACGTTGATATTTCACTTAAAATTTATTAGCGATATTCGTAGGGGGATGGCTAATATGAAGGGACGCTGTTTTATAGGTGAACGTTTAGTGTGCGAAGCCGAATTTATGGCACAAATGGTCAAAAATAAATAA
- a CDS encoding IS1096 element passenger TnpR family protein → MVYRFVLVSDEVNNFRRDITIDSEATFFQLHETILSSVNYTKDQFTSFFICNNDWSREMEITLIDMESNSDRNIYVMGSCQLSEYLNEKEQKLVYVFDQLNDRCFFIELCEIIHGENQDNPRIVKLAGNPPKQMAQIGKGSLSDFFFADRDEGEHLYHDEFVTESSDDEDLENLSEGDTFDY, encoded by the coding sequence ATGGTTTATCGTTTTGTTTTAGTTTCTGATGAGGTAAATAACTTTCGTAGGGATATTACTATTGATTCTGAAGCAACATTTTTTCAGTTACATGAAACAATACTGAGCTCTGTGAATTATACTAAGGACCAATTTACTTCGTTTTTTATTTGTAATAACGATTGGTCTAGAGAAATGGAAATCACTCTGATTGATATGGAATCAAATTCAGATAGAAATATTTATGTAATGGGTTCTTGTCAATTAAGCGAATATCTTAATGAAAAGGAACAAAAGTTAGTTTATGTTTTTGATCAGTTAAATGATCGTTGTTTTTTTATAGAATTGTGTGAAATCATTCATGGAGAAAATCAAGATAATCCTCGAATTGTTAAACTTGCAGGGAATCCACCTAAGCAAATGGCTCAAATTGGGAAAGGGAGTCTTTCTGATTTTTTTTTCGCTGATAGAGATGAAGGTGAACATCTTTATCATGATGAATTTGTGACGGAAAGTTCAGATGATGAGGATCTTGAGAATTTGAGTGAAGGGGATACTTTTGATTATTGA
- the hxsC gene encoding His-Xaa-Ser system radical SAM maturase HxsC, translated as MKYLSGIPENIKTEILGKVTFKRTRFSKKNYIYIALDTSKFPSGYSAILTNVQKQAINQPAIYNIQQLDQLNEGDVIRITPDGSVNILYEICSIHNAIIATERCNHRCVMCPQPLILQEKDKTNFNLKLLSMFDKNTKNIGITGGEPTLIGDNLFVLIKNIKRYLPKSSISLLSNGVKFADRKYVQKLALICHPNLQIDVPLFSDIDVEHNRIVGANTFYKTIEGLYNLALFHQKIGLRIVIHKQTFRRLPQLSEFIYRNFPFVYHIAFVQMETTGLASLNIDKIWIDPYEYNTELEEAVLNLALRDMRVSIYNAQLCILPKSIQNYARQSISDWKNIYLPECDECKMKGKCAGFFVSAKKHHSKYIKSMNFSSSSEI; from the coding sequence ATGAAATATTTATCAGGAATTCCAGAAAATATAAAAACTGAAATCCTTGGGAAAGTAACTTTCAAAAGAACCAGATTTTCAAAGAAAAATTACATTTATATTGCACTTGATACATCTAAGTTCCCATCAGGCTATTCAGCTATACTAACAAATGTTCAAAAGCAAGCAATAAACCAACCTGCTATCTACAATATTCAACAACTAGATCAGCTAAATGAAGGAGATGTGATACGTATCACTCCCGATGGATCAGTGAACATTCTATATGAGATTTGCTCTATTCACAATGCAATTATTGCAACGGAGCGATGCAATCACAGATGCGTCATGTGTCCGCAACCTCTTATTCTACAAGAAAAAGATAAAACAAATTTCAATCTCAAATTACTTTCCATGTTTGACAAAAACACAAAGAATATTGGAATAACAGGTGGCGAGCCTACGCTTATTGGCGATAATCTTTTTGTTCTAATTAAAAATATTAAAAGATATCTGCCTAAATCATCTATCAGTTTACTATCCAATGGAGTAAAATTTGCAGATCGAAAATACGTTCAAAAACTTGCTTTAATTTGTCACCCCAATTTGCAAATTGATGTTCCTTTGTTTTCAGATATTGATGTGGAACATAATCGGATTGTTGGTGCAAATACCTTTTATAAAACTATTGAAGGACTCTATAATCTAGCTCTTTTTCATCAGAAAATTGGATTAAGAATAGTCATACATAAACAAACGTTTAGGCGATTACCTCAATTATCGGAATTCATATACCGGAATTTTCCATTTGTTTACCATATCGCTTTTGTACAAATGGAAACAACAGGATTAGCTTCGCTAAATATTGACAAAATTTGGATCGACCCCTATGAATATAATACAGAATTGGAAGAAGCTGTTTTGAATCTTGCTCTCCGAGATATGAGAGTCTCCATTTATAATGCTCAATTATGTATTTTACCAAAAAGTATACAAAATTATGCCCGTCAATCTATATCTGATTGGAAAAATATCTATTTGCCAGAATGTGATGAATGCAAAATGAAAGGTAAATGTGCCGGATTTTTTGTTTCGGCAAAAAAACATCACAGCAAATATATAAAATCAATGAATTTTTCATCGTCAAGTGAAATTTAA
- the hxsB gene encoding His-Xaa-Ser system radical SAM maturase HxsB yields the protein MTKTYQLLPFRFERFSDTEYFLSNDVGEFEFLSINDFRKFVSQQMDTKSDAFLNLKSKQIATDTDIEPIIEMLAAKFRTKKSVLNNFTSLHMIVPTVRCNSNCIYCQASKKNLIEKGFDMSKGIAKKIVKMIFESPSSIIKIEFQGGEPLTNFEMVQYIMEEAEWINLFKKKHLEFVICTNISLITPKILRYLKKHKCHISTSLDGPSDLHNTNRPLQETKYSHEIFEEKLDLCRIILGKDSISALMTTTYYSLGRFKEIIDEYIRLGFNSIFLRALNPYGFAKRDKHKIAYPISEFIDNYKGALNYIIELNLNGIFFVENYARLLLTRILTPFATGFVDLQSPAGVGISGVIYDYNGDVYVSDEARMMSSSNNYYFKMGNVKENTYREMFNGEFLHNVITNSCTECLPVCSECAYQPFCGADPVRNFSEQNDMIGHRPTNESCKKHKTIIKYLLKLLKKNDPKINNVFWSWITRQS from the coding sequence ATGACAAAGACATACCAACTATTGCCCTTTCGATTTGAAAGATTTAGTGACACTGAATACTTTCTCTCTAATGATGTTGGTGAATTTGAATTTTTGTCGATAAATGACTTCCGAAAATTTGTATCCCAACAAATGGATACAAAAAGTGATGCATTTCTCAATTTGAAATCTAAACAAATAGCTACAGATACAGATATAGAGCCTATAATTGAAATGTTGGCAGCTAAATTCCGTACAAAGAAAAGCGTACTTAACAACTTCACGAGTTTACATATGATTGTTCCTACTGTGCGCTGTAATTCCAATTGTATTTATTGTCAAGCTTCAAAGAAAAATTTAATTGAAAAGGGATTCGATATGTCGAAAGGTATTGCTAAAAAGATTGTAAAAATGATTTTTGAAAGTCCTTCGTCTATAATAAAAATCGAGTTTCAAGGAGGTGAACCATTAACAAATTTTGAAATGGTACAATATATTATGGAAGAGGCAGAATGGATTAATTTATTCAAAAAAAAACATTTAGAGTTTGTGATTTGCACAAATATAAGTTTGATTACACCCAAAATTCTAAGATACCTCAAAAAACATAAATGTCATATTTCAACTTCATTGGATGGTCCAAGCGATTTACATAATACCAATCGTCCTTTACAGGAGACCAAATACAGTCATGAGATTTTCGAGGAAAAACTGGATTTATGCAGAATAATATTAGGGAAAGATAGCATTTCTGCATTGATGACAACAACATATTACAGTTTAGGACGTTTCAAAGAGATTATAGACGAGTATATCCGATTGGGCTTTAATTCAATATTTTTAAGAGCATTGAATCCTTATGGATTTGCGAAACGTGACAAACATAAAATTGCTTATCCTATTTCGGAATTTATCGATAATTACAAAGGAGCTTTGAATTATATCATCGAATTGAACTTGAACGGTATATTTTTCGTTGAAAACTACGCAAGACTATTATTGACACGTATCCTAACACCTTTTGCAACAGGTTTTGTCGATTTACAATCACCCGCTGGAGTAGGTATCAGCGGTGTTATTTATGACTATAATGGTGATGTATACGTTTCCGATGAAGCAAGAATGATGTCGAGCTCCAATAATTACTACTTCAAGATGGGAAATGTAAAAGAAAATACTTATCGAGAAATGTTTAATGGGGAGTTTTTACATAATGTAATAACCAATTCTTGTACCGAATGTCTCCCTGTTTGTAGTGAATGTGCTTATCAGCCATTTTGTGGGGCAGATCCTGTTCGTAATTTTTCCGAACAGAATGATATGATTGGACATCGTCCAACAAACGAATCTTGTAAAAAACACAAGACGATTATCAAATACTTGCTTAAACTTCTTAAAAAGAACGATCCCAAAATTAACAATGTTTTTTGGTCTTGGATAACAAGACAGTCATAG
- the hxsD gene encoding His-Xaa-Ser system protein HxsD, giving the protein MSFKIEQNKLIINVDLNIYNQETITSAAYKFTDRYYISQKRIGDITSISFQKKIESVTNWTLLEKEFGNELIDQQVRFDTEQKFGYIRNRIVEKAFSPIS; this is encoded by the coding sequence ATGTCTTTTAAAATTGAACAGAATAAATTAATAATCAATGTAGATTTGAATATCTACAATCAAGAAACAATTACTTCCGCCGCCTACAAATTTACTGACAGGTACTATATTTCACAAAAGCGAATTGGCGACATTACTTCTATATCTTTTCAAAAAAAAATTGAGAGTGTCACAAATTGGACATTATTAGAAAAAGAATTTGGAAATGAACTCATTGACCAACAAGTCCGTTTTGATACAGAACAGAAATTTGGTTATATCCGTAATAGAATAGTTGAAAAAGCATTCTCACCAATAAGTTAG
- the pyrB gene encoding aspartate carbamoyltransferase yields the protein MKKKDFVSITDCSKQDILHLIERSAYFERNLNQLLLKDKICATLFFEPSTRTRLSFETAINRLNGRIIGFSDVHTTSSSKGETLKDTIKIVSNYADVIIMRHYLEGAARYASKITDVPIVNAGDGANQHPSQTLLDIYSMYKTQGTLYNLTITIVGDLKYGRTVHSLLNGMSYFNPTFHFIAPEELKLPIIYKQFMDENSIQYFDHSDFLVDIINQSDILYMTRVQRERFNDLIEYEKVKNVYVLSNDMLADSKDNLRILHPLPRVGEITSDVDTNPKAYYFEQARNGIFARQAIICDVLGL from the coding sequence ATGAAAAAAAAGGATTTTGTATCTATTACCGATTGTTCCAAACAAGATATTTTGCATTTGATTGAACGGTCGGCATATTTTGAACGAAATCTAAATCAGCTTTTATTAAAGGATAAAATCTGTGCTACGCTTTTTTTTGAGCCATCTACACGCACCCGTTTGAGTTTTGAGACAGCTATTAATCGTTTGAATGGTCGGATTATTGGGTTTTCTGATGTTCATACTACGAGTAGCTCTAAGGGAGAAACCTTAAAAGATACCATTAAAATAGTGAGTAATTATGCTGATGTTATTATTATGAGACATTATTTAGAAGGAGCAGCTCGTTACGCTTCTAAAATAACAGATGTGCCGATTGTCAATGCTGGCGATGGAGCCAATCAACATCCTTCGCAGACTTTATTGGATATTTATTCTATGTACAAAACACAAGGAACACTTTACAACCTGACTATTACTATAGTGGGCGATTTGAAATATGGTCGAACTGTTCATTCTCTTCTTAATGGTATGTCTTATTTTAATCCTACTTTTCATTTTATTGCTCCTGAAGAATTGAAGTTACCGATTATTTATAAGCAGTTTATGGATGAAAACAGTATTCAATATTTCGATCACTCGGATTTTTTGGTAGATATAATCAATCAATCTGATATACTCTATATGACTCGTGTACAACGAGAACGTTTTAATGATTTGATTGAATACGAGAAGGTGAAAAATGTGTATGTTCTTTCTAATGATATGCTCGCTGATAGTAAAGATAATCTTCGAATATTGCATCCTTTACCTCGTGTAGGAGAGATTACTTCTGATGTGGATACTAATCCCAAGGCGTACTATTTTGAACAAGCTAGAAACGGTATTTTTGCTCGGCAGGCAATTATATGTGATGTGTTAGGTTTATAA